One Mycolicibacterium goodii genomic region harbors:
- a CDS encoding M23 family metallopeptidase, with the protein MLQHRSSASPKGTSMNARERRTTTPDELDAAEVTDIIPFSDFARAFDEFAALDTQISSAYDNLSAFEREARVIEAPELDDLNDTDDLVPVRLDIPSEFLADARDAGERSSSRRKRNANFAYRDSHTDVSDGTAATDIIDMTGRRGAHRKETTGALKSRLMIAAMAAGATAAGAYSFGNGTEAQAADDTVLATGQTTVDGASITGSNEGMQIVSVASNISSAVHAEEITKAAAFAQERAEREARLSRPLFVMPTKGVWTSGFGYRWGVLHGGIDIANSIGTPIYAASDGVVTDVGPTAGYGAWVKIRHSDGTVTLYGHINTWLVSVGERVMAGDQIATMGNRGFSTGPHLHFEVLTNGTNRIDPVGWLAKRGLSPGSYVG; encoded by the coding sequence TTGTTGCAGCATCGTTCGTCCGCGTCTCCCAAGGGGACTTCGATGAACGCTCGCGAACGCAGGACCACCACGCCGGACGAGCTCGACGCCGCCGAAGTGACGGACATCATCCCGTTCAGCGACTTCGCCAGGGCGTTCGACGAGTTCGCCGCACTGGATACCCAAATCTCAAGCGCCTACGACAATTTGAGCGCCTTCGAACGCGAGGCCCGCGTCATCGAGGCCCCTGAGCTCGACGATCTCAACGACACCGACGATCTCGTGCCGGTGCGCTTGGACATTCCGTCGGAGTTCCTGGCCGACGCGCGCGACGCCGGTGAGCGCAGCTCGTCGCGCCGTAAGCGCAACGCCAACTTCGCCTACCGCGACAGCCACACCGACGTCAGCGACGGCACCGCAGCAACCGACATCATCGACATGACGGGCCGTCGCGGCGCCCACCGCAAAGAGACCACGGGCGCGCTCAAGAGCCGGCTGATGATCGCGGCGATGGCCGCCGGTGCGACCGCCGCGGGTGCGTACTCGTTCGGCAACGGCACCGAGGCGCAGGCCGCCGACGACACCGTGCTCGCCACCGGGCAGACGACGGTCGACGGCGCCTCGATCACCGGCTCGAACGAGGGCATGCAGATCGTGTCGGTCGCGTCGAACATCTCGTCGGCTGTCCACGCCGAGGAGATCACCAAGGCCGCCGCGTTCGCGCAGGAGCGCGCCGAGCGTGAGGCCCGCCTGTCCCGCCCACTGTTCGTGATGCCCACCAAGGGCGTGTGGACGTCCGGCTTCGGCTACCGCTGGGGCGTGCTGCACGGCGGCATCGACATCGCCAACTCGATCGGCACCCCGATCTACGCCGCGTCCGACGGCGTCGTCACCGACGTCGGCCCGACCGCCGGCTACGGCGCGTGGGTCAAGATCCGCCACTCCGACGGCACCGTCACGCTCTACGGCCACATCAACACCTGGCTGGTCAGCGTCGGCGAGCGCGTGATGGCGGGCGATCAGATCGCCACGATGGGCAACCGGGGCTTCTCGACCGGTCCCCACCTGCACTTCGAGGTCCTGACCAACGGCACGAACCGGATCGACCCGGTCGGTTGGCTGGCCAAGCGCGGGCTCAGCCCGGGCAGCTATGTTGGCTGA